From the Opitutia bacterium genome, one window contains:
- a CDS encoding Gfo/Idh/MocA family oxidoreductase: MRFAVIGCGLIGRKRVNGLKPHPILYTCDLDAARAADLAALTPGCRGITDYKAVLADPQVDAVVVATLNSALAPITLDAVRAGKHVLVEKPGALNAAQLREIQTAAERTGAKVRIGYNHRFHPALRKARELFEAGALGPMMFLRGRYGHGGRHGYDREWRANPALSGGGELIDQGVHLIDLAGWFLGEFTRIEGHATTNFWDMKVDDNAFISLRTGADQTAWLHASCTEWKNMFSLELYGRTGKIIIEGLGGSYGNETLTYYPMPAEKLGQRPEAQISNYAGHTDDSWALETAAFIEDIRLGRQPQPGLAEGIRTLEIVETIYRSSGYPRP, translated from the coding sequence TTGCGCTTCGCGGTGATCGGTTGCGGTCTCATCGGCCGCAAACGCGTCAACGGCCTCAAGCCCCACCCGATTCTCTATACCTGCGACCTCGACGCCGCCCGCGCGGCCGATCTCGCCGCGCTCACGCCGGGATGCCGGGGCATCACCGACTACAAGGCCGTCCTCGCCGATCCGCAGGTCGACGCCGTCGTCGTCGCCACGCTCAACAGCGCCCTCGCGCCCATCACCCTCGACGCCGTCCGCGCCGGCAAACACGTGCTCGTCGAAAAACCCGGAGCGCTCAACGCCGCCCAACTCCGCGAGATCCAAACCGCCGCCGAGAGGACCGGCGCGAAGGTCCGCATCGGCTACAACCACCGCTTCCACCCCGCCCTGCGCAAGGCACGCGAACTCTTCGAAGCCGGCGCGCTCGGACCGATGATGTTCCTGCGCGGTCGCTACGGCCATGGCGGACGGCACGGCTACGACCGCGAATGGCGCGCCAACCCCGCGCTCTCCGGCGGCGGCGAACTGATCGACCAAGGCGTGCATTTGATCGACCTCGCCGGCTGGTTCCTCGGCGAGTTCACCCGCATCGAGGGGCACGCCACGACCAATTTCTGGGACATGAAGGTTGACGACAACGCCTTCATCTCGCTCCGCACCGGGGCTGATCAAACCGCTTGGCTGCACGCCAGCTGCACGGAGTGGAAAAACATGTTCTCGCTCGAGCTCTATGGTCGCACCGGCAAGATCATCATCGAAGGCCTCGGTGGCAGCTACGGCAACGAGACGCTCACCTATTATCCGATGCCGGCGGAGAAACTCGGCCAACGCCCCGAAGCCCAGATCTCCAACTACGCGGGCCACACCGACGATTCGTGGGCGCTCGAAACGGCCGCGTTCATCGAAGACATCCGGCTCGGCCGCCAGCCGCAGCCGGGCTTGGCTGAAGGCATCCGCACGCTGGAAATCGTGGAAACGATCTACCGCAGCAGCGGTTATCCGCGCCCGTAG
- a CDS encoding galactokinase, with translation MIITRSPLRISLGGGGTDLPSYYREHTGFLVAAAIDKYVYITKHRTFQQDIIVKYSKLERVQSVDQVEHPIVREALKLTGVTDPHIELTSMADIPGGTGLGSSGSFTTALLKALHTYKKNIVSPAELAEQACDIELNKLGEPIGKQDQYIAAIGGITAFTFHKDGRVEYRPCNISEETLYNLEDNLLLFFTGYSRSASAILKDQNDKSKQNDKAMLDNLHFTKELGYKSLECLETGNLEEFARLMDVHWQRKKARSSGMSNAHINEWYDYAMAHGALGGKLIGAGGGGFLMFYAADKTKLRHAMREKGLQEVRFRFDFEGSKVVAQN, from the coding sequence ATGATCATCACGCGTTCCCCCCTGCGCATTTCCCTTGGCGGCGGCGGCACTGATTTGCCGTCCTACTACCGCGAGCACACCGGCTTCCTCGTCGCTGCGGCGATCGACAAATACGTCTACATCACGAAGCACCGCACGTTTCAGCAGGACATCATCGTCAAATATTCGAAGCTCGAGCGCGTGCAGTCCGTCGATCAGGTCGAGCACCCGATCGTCCGCGAGGCGCTGAAGCTCACCGGCGTGACCGATCCGCACATCGAGCTCACCTCGATGGCCGACATCCCCGGCGGCACCGGTCTCGGCTCCTCCGGCAGCTTCACGACCGCGCTGCTGAAGGCGCTCCACACCTACAAGAAAAACATCGTCTCGCCTGCCGAACTGGCCGAACAGGCCTGCGACATCGAACTCAACAAACTCGGCGAACCCATCGGCAAGCAGGATCAATATATCGCGGCCATCGGCGGCATCACCGCTTTCACGTTCCATAAGGACGGCCGCGTCGAATACCGCCCCTGCAACATCTCCGAGGAGACGCTCTACAATCTCGAGGACAACCTCCTCCTCTTCTTCACCGGCTACTCGCGCTCCGCCTCCGCGATCCTCAAGGACCAGAACGACAAGTCCAAGCAGAACGACAAGGCGATGCTCGACAACCTGCACTTCACGAAGGAGCTCGGCTACAAGTCGCTCGAGTGCCTCGAGACGGGCAATCTCGAGGAGTTCGCCCGCCTCATGGATGTCCACTGGCAGCGCAAGAAGGCCCGCAGCTCCGGCATGTCGAACGCGCACATCAACGAGTGGTATGACTACGCGATGGCCCACGGCGCGCTCGGCGGCAAACTCATCGGCGCCGGCGGCGGTGGCTTCCTCATGTTCTACGCGGCCGACAAGACCAAGCTGCGCCACGCGATGCGCGAGAAGGGCCTGCAGGAGGTCCGCTTCCGCTTCGACTTCGAGGGCAGCAAGGTTGTCGCGCAAAACTGA
- a CDS encoding GtrA family protein produces the protein MKLPRESLLRLLRFGTVGVTVMFFFMALNWAFGRVLAPQLAFLAAYPPALLLHYLLNKRWTFADATPTDSRKVADYLHTVLVTFLIQWPVFTLAQTVFGCPAWFAAGVANLTQMTASFLLLQWRVFHPDAAKRELTARDAWGRLLGLVVTLALSALLLWTVLGKWEFPRLGGEQGDYYNRLLRGFQHGTLALDLPVPPRLAQLATPWDPTQRPADLFVPPDVSYANGKFYLYFGVAPVVTLLAPFKLLTGQELPFPYALATFVLAAFWMLAALWLRVVRDQFPRASLLTRIGGLVVLGLCGGLLVLARRANFWELPIAAGQFYLSAFVACSYAALRAPRPSRWLALAGLCLGLAVGCRPTLVVAGAGLAVLVLALTARAARRDGAGWLPTFVRHCLWAGVPLALCVAALLAYNQARFGNPLEFGLNYQLTSVYEAKARHFSLSYVPFNLRAYFWVVPEVNRYFPFLSQPELPTPPAGYYSAEFVYGLFWVCPVLLLVALTGRQLARRRDDWPADAAVLVGVCGAMALVTTALMLCFNTAVSRYEADFLPWWLLCGLVGFAAWEQRAAKPGLGRALFAVAAGVSGLAAFLGSSALHGMLLDRNPEAYRALGRAFNTPIAWWEKLTGQSTGPVEMEVYFSIRPGKGREPLLALGRHVPGSAMFYVEHLDDDRVKFSFESARQELIETEPIALPRGRPHRVRLETGALYPPAEHPLFADRSPLEIASVKDWVRIAVDGRMLLDRAAGAPEIPPDAVAAGADRRSGRDAVFSGVIDRVTRTGLPPPLVDTGAGGDVSLAVKLPAPGVAWTTAFAVPANEVGLAQPLVTVGESGRSDLLAVAPAEESFKFFYERWGAGLVESPIFPLGAERALALRVRLGSLLAIAPGSPLVALRRTLAVWQDGKPIWWLRTEPPPADAGVVRVARNAIGSNAAATLFRGRIGDWRREPAPAAWRAGPFAGVELTLGGRGVGTQPLVATGKAGAANTLAIDWSRPGVARLLYDHWGYSATSGPEFAWADGEAHALAIELPAFPTLGGNGAAQKGPLRVRVDGRVVWETEVSFYPAASETLVLGENRAGSSVAAPELTSVLLDVRQVPLGNEKP, from the coding sequence ATGAAGTTGCCGCGTGAATCCCTGCTGCGCCTCCTCCGTTTCGGGACGGTGGGCGTGACCGTCATGTTTTTTTTCATGGCGCTGAACTGGGCGTTTGGCCGCGTGCTCGCGCCGCAACTGGCCTTCCTCGCGGCCTATCCGCCGGCGCTGCTGCTCCACTACCTGCTTAACAAGCGCTGGACCTTCGCCGACGCGACGCCGACGGATAGCCGCAAGGTCGCCGATTACCTGCACACGGTGCTCGTCACCTTCCTGATCCAGTGGCCGGTTTTCACGCTCGCACAGACCGTGTTCGGCTGCCCCGCATGGTTCGCAGCGGGCGTGGCCAACCTCACGCAGATGACCGCCAGCTTCCTGCTGCTGCAATGGCGCGTCTTCCATCCGGACGCCGCCAAACGCGAACTCACCGCGCGCGACGCTTGGGGTCGCCTGCTCGGACTCGTCGTCACGCTCGCGCTGAGCGCGTTGCTGCTCTGGACCGTGCTCGGAAAATGGGAATTTCCGCGCCTCGGTGGCGAGCAAGGCGATTACTACAACCGCCTCCTCCGCGGCTTCCAGCACGGCACGCTCGCACTCGATCTGCCGGTGCCGCCGCGGCTCGCGCAACTCGCCACGCCCTGGGACCCGACGCAGCGCCCGGCCGATCTGTTCGTGCCGCCCGACGTCAGCTACGCGAACGGCAAATTCTATCTCTACTTCGGCGTGGCGCCGGTGGTGACGCTACTCGCGCCGTTCAAGCTGCTCACCGGACAGGAGCTGCCGTTCCCGTATGCGCTCGCGACGTTCGTGCTCGCGGCGTTCTGGATGCTCGCGGCGCTCTGGTTGCGCGTCGTTCGCGATCAATTTCCCCGCGCGAGCCTCCTGACCCGCATCGGCGGCCTCGTGGTGCTGGGACTCTGCGGCGGGCTGCTCGTGCTGGCGCGACGCGCGAATTTTTGGGAACTGCCCATCGCCGCCGGCCAGTTCTATCTCTCGGCCTTCGTCGCGTGCTCCTACGCGGCGTTGCGCGCGCCGCGTCCGTCGCGCTGGCTCGCGCTCGCCGGCTTGTGCCTCGGCCTCGCGGTCGGTTGCCGTCCCACGCTCGTCGTCGCGGGCGCCGGTCTTGCCGTGCTCGTGCTGGCGCTGACCGCGCGCGCCGCCCGGCGTGACGGCGCGGGGTGGCTGCCGACCTTCGTGCGGCACTGCCTCTGGGCCGGGGTGCCGCTCGCGCTGTGCGTGGCGGCGCTGCTCGCCTACAACCAGGCGCGTTTCGGCAATCCGCTCGAGTTCGGCCTGAATTACCAGCTCACGTCCGTTTACGAAGCGAAGGCGCGACACTTCAGCCTCAGCTACGTGCCCTTCAACCTCCGCGCATATTTCTGGGTGGTGCCGGAGGTGAACCGCTATTTCCCGTTTCTCTCCCAACCGGAACTGCCCACGCCGCCGGCCGGCTACTACTCGGCGGAATTCGTCTACGGCTTGTTCTGGGTTTGTCCGGTGCTGCTGCTCGTCGCGCTGACTGGCAGGCAACTCGCGCGGCGGCGCGACGACTGGCCGGCGGACGCCGCGGTGCTCGTCGGCGTGTGCGGCGCAATGGCGCTCGTGACGACCGCGTTGATGCTCTGCTTCAACACCGCCGTCTCGCGCTACGAAGCGGATTTCCTTCCGTGGTGGCTGTTGTGCGGCCTCGTAGGCTTCGCCGCATGGGAGCAACGCGCGGCCAAACCCGGCCTCGGTCGCGCGCTCTTCGCCGTCGCCGCGGGCGTGTCGGGCCTCGCGGCGTTTCTCGGTAGCAGCGCGCTCCACGGCATGCTGCTGGATCGCAATCCCGAAGCGTATCGCGCGCTCGGCCGGGCCTTCAATACACCGATCGCGTGGTGGGAAAAGCTCACCGGCCAATCCACAGGCCCGGTCGAGATGGAAGTCTATTTCTCGATCCGCCCCGGCAAGGGTCGCGAGCCGCTGCTCGCGCTCGGCCGCCATGTGCCGGGCAGCGCGATGTTCTACGTCGAGCACCTCGACGACGACCGCGTGAAATTCAGCTTCGAGTCCGCGCGGCAGGAGTTGATCGAAACCGAGCCCATCGCGCTTCCGCGCGGTCGTCCGCACCGGGTGCGCCTCGAGACGGGCGCGCTGTATCCGCCGGCGGAGCATCCGCTCTTCGCTGATCGGTCGCCGCTCGAAATCGCGAGCGTCAAGGACTGGGTGCGCATCGCCGTTGATGGCCGCATGCTGCTCGATCGCGCGGCGGGCGCGCCGGAGATTCCGCCCGATGCAGTCGCTGCCGGCGCGGATCGCCGCAGCGGACGCGATGCGGTTTTCTCGGGTGTGATCGATCGCGTGACGCGCACCGGCTTGCCGCCGCCGCTCGTGGATACGGGGGCGGGCGGGGATGTTTCGCTCGCGGTGAAACTACCGGCGCCCGGCGTGGCGTGGACTACGGCGTTCGCGGTGCCGGCGAATGAGGTCGGTCTCGCTCAGCCGCTGGTGACCGTTGGCGAGAGCGGGCGCTCCGATCTGCTCGCCGTCGCGCCGGCCGAGGAGAGCTTCAAGTTTTTCTACGAACGCTGGGGTGCCGGCCTGGTCGAGAGCCCGATCTTCCCGCTCGGTGCGGAGCGCGCGCTGGCGCTGCGCGTGCGGCTCGGCTCGTTGCTGGCGATCGCGCCCGGCTCGCCCCTAGTCGCATTGCGGCGCACGCTTGCGGTGTGGCAGGACGGGAAACCGATTTGGTGGCTTCGCACGGAGCCGCCGCCGGCGGATGCGGGCGTCGTTCGCGTCGCGCGCAACGCCATCGGTTCGAACGCGGCGGCCACGCTCTTCCGCGGACGCATCGGCGATTGGCGGCGTGAGCCGGCGCCCGCCGCGTGGCGCGCGGGCCCCTTCGCGGGCGTCGAACTCACCCTCGGTGGACGTGGCGTTGGCACACAGCCGCTGGTGGCGACCGGCAAGGCCGGCGCGGCGAACACGCTCGCGATCGACTGGTCGCGTCCGGGTGTCGCGCGGTTGCTCTACGATCACTGGGGTTACTCGGCGACGAGCGGGCCGGAGTTTGCCTGGGCGGACGGCGAAGCACATGCGCTCGCGATCGAGCTGCCCGCGTTCCCCACGCTCGGCGGGAATGGCGCGGCACAGAAGGGGCCGTTGCGCGTGCGTGTTGACGGCCGCGTGGTGTGGGAGACGGAGGTGTCGTTTTATCCTGCAGCCAGCGAGACGTTGGTGCTCGGCGAAAATCGCGCGGGCTCGTCCGTGGCTGCGCCGGAGTTGACGAGCGTGCTGCTCGACGTGCGGCAGGTGCCGCTCGGCAACGAGAAACCATGA
- a CDS encoding nucleotidyltransferase family protein, translated as MKPQDLPVALLAGGLATRLRPITEKVPKLLVEVAGEPFFSHQIRLLKSQGLTRVVLCVGYLGEKIVEEYGDGSKWGMQLDYSFDGEKLMGTGGALIRALPKLGDAFYVLYGDSYLPVDYRAVGQSFLDSGKLGLMTVFENREAYDASNVWWEDGRIRLYSKKEKVPQMRHIDYGLSLFRAAAFDGYPRDAVVDLAAVQTDLVHRGELAGYEMKQRFYEIGSHTGLQELDRLLRAGGTS; from the coding sequence ATGAAACCACAGGATCTCCCCGTCGCCCTCCTCGCCGGTGGCCTCGCCACCCGGCTCCGCCCCATCACCGAAAAGGTGCCTAAGCTCCTCGTCGAGGTCGCGGGCGAGCCGTTTTTCTCGCACCAAATTCGCCTCCTCAAGAGCCAGGGGCTCACACGCGTCGTGCTCTGTGTCGGCTACCTCGGCGAGAAAATCGTCGAGGAATACGGCGACGGCTCGAAGTGGGGCATGCAGCTCGATTACTCGTTCGATGGCGAGAAACTGATGGGCACCGGCGGCGCGCTCATCCGCGCCCTTCCCAAGCTCGGCGACGCGTTCTACGTGCTCTACGGCGACTCCTACCTGCCCGTCGACTACCGCGCCGTCGGCCAGTCGTTCCTCGATTCCGGCAAGCTCGGCCTGATGACCGTTTTCGAAAACCGGGAAGCCTACGATGCCAGCAACGTCTGGTGGGAAGACGGCCGCATCCGCCTCTATTCTAAAAAAGAAAAAGTCCCGCAGATGCGCCATATCGACTACGGCCTGAGCCTCTTCCGCGCCGCGGCCTTCGATGGCTACCCGCGCGACGCCGTCGTCGACCTCGCCGCGGTGCAAACCGACCTCGTGCACCGCGGCGAACTCGCCGGCTATGAGATGAAACAGCGCTTCTACGAAATCGGCTCGCACACCGGCCTGCAGGAACTCGACCGCTTGCTGCGTGCCGGAGGGACGTCGTGA